A stretch of Amycolatopsis balhimycina FH 1894 DNA encodes these proteins:
- a CDS encoding JAB N-terminal domain-containing protein, translated as MTAEIVLYKGTNQTYFGRLSMDPILRELLSRHVDTSDPKIRFALVFHRAAEAVADGSQLVNLLPTVTEVDVVMLRGSKMVARTRGSVAELFGPVIQRLVGRIDPDEDSWAFRISHPVLDGSGEQRRPPKVEGAIDVDLDTARPLPFSVSRLDEPGMETVDPAELGLDPAELSTINVLLPARARRMLVADLPLSRQVEEGGFFLGRIRTVDGDVPRYLVEITDVTPAEGSGAGSGHFTFTSDSFSAVNRLLAERGKDEVLAGWYHTHLFSATRRMGLSDVDVDTHFSTFRRPWQVAGLLNLTDDERVLRCYGRVADAMKECKLWVCDDGDRYRGAGTRLERE; from the coding sequence ATGACCGCGGAGATCGTGCTCTACAAGGGAACGAACCAGACGTACTTCGGCCGGCTGTCGATGGACCCGATCCTGCGGGAGCTGCTGAGCAGGCACGTGGACACGAGCGACCCGAAGATCCGGTTCGCGCTGGTGTTCCACCGGGCGGCGGAGGCGGTGGCCGACGGCTCGCAGCTGGTCAACCTGCTGCCGACGGTGACCGAGGTCGACGTCGTGATGCTGCGGGGCAGCAAGATGGTGGCGCGGACCCGGGGTTCGGTCGCCGAGCTGTTCGGCCCGGTGATCCAGCGGCTGGTCGGGCGGATCGACCCCGACGAGGACAGCTGGGCGTTCCGGATCAGCCACCCGGTGCTCGACGGCTCGGGCGAGCAGCGGCGCCCGCCGAAGGTCGAGGGGGCGATCGACGTCGACCTCGACACCGCGCGGCCGCTGCCGTTCAGCGTGAGCAGGCTCGACGAACCGGGCATGGAGACCGTCGACCCGGCGGAGCTGGGCCTCGACCCGGCGGAGCTGAGCACGATCAACGTGCTGCTGCCGGCGCGGGCGCGGCGGATGCTGGTCGCCGACCTGCCGCTGTCGCGCCAGGTCGAGGAGGGCGGGTTCTTCCTCGGCCGGATCCGGACCGTCGACGGGGACGTCCCGCGCTACCTCGTCGAGATCACCGACGTCACCCCGGCCGAGGGATCCGGGGCGGGCAGCGGGCACTTCACCTTCACCAGCGACTCGTTCAGCGCGGTGAACCGGCTGCTGGCCGAGCGCGGCAAGGACGAGGTGCTGGCCGGCTGGTACCACACGCACCTGTTCTCCGCGACGCGCCGGATGGGACTGTCCGATGTGGACGTCGACACGCACTTCTCCACCTTCCGGCGGCCGTGGCAGGTCGCGGGGCTGCTCAACCTGACCGACGACGAACGCGTCCTGCGCTGCTACGGCCGTGTGGCGGACGCGATGAAGGAATGCAAGCTATGGGTGTGCGATGACGGCGACCGATACCGCGGCGCGGGTACTCGGCTGGAGCGCGAGTGA
- a CDS encoding ATP-binding protein, producing MSTGIRLRLEIRGPTDRIEFLGTARDKPLGEALRDSPCRPLDPVPGTWADLPIGDFDFEFVLAAPPPEGTPLAGPRTREHPETLTEEQATRLAYGAEVADAASLLRAGQSVLVVCDKIVVPYLAEHVVLQAGREPRLLEAGGPEDTDGDASPGALGMGGGAQQSLRQRLLNQLRGILRELKDGQVLVVPHLDLLGGGQDAALPNEARELIELLYSAGDVVLLGFVDPSLPLPEVLAARFSTRLALEGTPRQVPIPGTGEHQPIQKALITRDEAAHFAGLDDTDMYKFLAGLNPVRLRHALRYALQRYEGRVDATVNDLRDTIRTFKAQQSSNFEIPDVQWEDIGGYEEVKEALARTLDTMDRSRTLPQEDEHLRGELTPRGFIFHGEPGTGKTLFAKAIANKFNATIQIVSGPEVTNKYVGEGERRIRELFAEGRRNAPSVIVFDEIDSIAARRTGGDDGGSRAGNAMVAQILTEMDGFRPDVQLLVVGTTNRLSLIDPALLRPARFVGFHIGLPDAQARRGIIQVHARRYRVSVDGVLEALTHATDGWNGDQIRALFRDAYVGEKFDDRPADAYQLGELVGQHLTARRQRLAAERREA from the coding sequence ATGAGCACGGGAATCCGGCTGCGGCTGGAGATCCGCGGTCCCACGGACCGGATCGAGTTCCTCGGGACGGCCCGGGACAAGCCGCTGGGCGAGGCGCTGCGGGACTCGCCGTGCCGTCCGCTCGACCCCGTGCCCGGCACCTGGGCGGACCTGCCGATCGGGGACTTCGACTTCGAGTTCGTCCTCGCCGCACCACCCCCGGAGGGCACTCCGCTCGCCGGGCCGCGGACCCGGGAGCACCCGGAGACACTCACCGAGGAACAGGCGACCCGGCTCGCCTACGGCGCCGAAGTCGCCGATGCCGCGTCCTTGCTGCGGGCCGGGCAGTCGGTGCTCGTGGTGTGCGACAAGATCGTCGTCCCGTACCTGGCCGAGCACGTCGTGCTCCAGGCGGGGCGCGAGCCGCGGCTGCTCGAAGCGGGCGGGCCCGAGGACACCGACGGCGACGCCTCGCCGGGCGCGCTGGGCATGGGCGGCGGTGCGCAGCAGAGCCTGCGGCAGCGGCTGCTCAACCAGCTGCGCGGCATCCTGCGCGAGCTGAAGGACGGCCAGGTGCTCGTCGTCCCGCACCTCGACCTTCTCGGCGGAGGCCAGGACGCGGCCCTGCCGAACGAGGCCCGCGAGCTCATCGAACTGCTCTACAGCGCCGGCGACGTCGTGCTGCTCGGATTCGTCGACCCGTCGCTGCCGCTGCCGGAGGTGCTGGCCGCGCGGTTCAGCACCCGGCTCGCGCTGGAAGGCACGCCGCGCCAGGTGCCGATCCCGGGCACCGGTGAGCATCAGCCGATCCAGAAGGCGCTGATCACCCGCGACGAGGCCGCGCACTTCGCCGGGCTCGACGACACCGACATGTACAAGTTCCTCGCCGGGCTGAACCCGGTGCGGCTGCGGCACGCGCTGCGCTATGCGTTGCAGCGCTACGAAGGCCGCGTCGACGCGACCGTCAACGACCTGCGCGACACCATCCGCACCTTCAAGGCCCAGCAGTCGTCGAACTTCGAGATCCCCGACGTCCAGTGGGAGGACATCGGCGGCTACGAAGAGGTGAAGGAGGCACTGGCCCGGACGCTGGACACGATGGACCGCAGCCGCACGCTCCCGCAGGAGGACGAGCACCTGCGCGGCGAGCTGACCCCGCGCGGGTTCATCTTCCACGGCGAACCGGGCACCGGGAAGACGTTGTTCGCCAAGGCGATCGCGAACAAGTTCAACGCCACCATCCAGATCGTCTCCGGCCCGGAGGTCACCAACAAGTACGTCGGGGAAGGGGAACGCCGGATCCGCGAGCTGTTCGCGGAGGGCCGCCGCAACGCGCCGTCGGTGATCGTGTTCGACGAGATCGACTCGATCGCCGCACGGCGCACCGGCGGCGACGACGGCGGCAGCCGGGCCGGCAACGCGATGGTCGCGCAGATCCTCACCGAGATGGACGGCTTCCGCCCGGACGTCCAGCTGCTGGTGGTCGGCACGACCAACCGGCTGTCGCTGATCGACCCGGCGCTGCTGCGGCCCGCCCGGTTCGTGGGGTTCCACATCGGGCTCCCGGACGCCCAGGCCCGCCGCGGCATCATCCAGGTGCACGCGCGCCGGTACCGGGTCTCCGTCGACGGCGTCCTCGAAGCCCTGACGCACGCGACCGACGGCTGGAACGGCGACCAGATCCGCGCCCTGTTCCGCGATGCCTACGTCGGGGAGAAGTTCGACGACCGGCCAGCGGACGCCTACCAGCTCGGCGAGCTCGTCGGGCAGCACCTCACGGCACGGCGGCAGCGGCTGGCCGCGGAACGGCGGGAAGCATGA
- a CDS encoding AAA family ATPase has product MSWPEATEKLVHRLDAIRQTLEARFVARTEAVRLLLLAAVCREHLLLLGPPGTAKTELITRFAELIDARHFRYLLTRFTEPAEIFGPLDFQRFRAGEYHVRTSGMLPEANVVFLDEVFHGSSAILNTLLTVLNERRFDNGSQTTVTPLVSLFGAAAELPDDPALAAFADRFLLRLRVAPVARLRLPELLDRGWTQEQEALAGRHRAEQAVLRIAELEQLTPQLRHVELGRVRGPYGEIIAELAAQGVVLSDRRIVRGQKLIAGAALLRLAEVADVPDLWPLRYLWAGSEDARVLEEVLDERLGSEVVAEPKVRSALSLVELARQRVGRLEAAAGDNSILSTLYSLNTDVLQVLQRHHPGEHDTIDEVRRLIAGVTQRLNGRG; this is encoded by the coding sequence ATGAGCTGGCCGGAAGCCACCGAGAAGCTCGTCCACCGGCTCGACGCGATCCGGCAGACCCTCGAGGCGCGGTTCGTCGCCCGCACCGAGGCGGTCCGGCTGCTCCTGCTGGCCGCCGTGTGCCGCGAGCACCTGCTGCTGCTCGGCCCGCCGGGCACCGCCAAGACCGAGCTGATCACCCGGTTCGCCGAGCTGATCGACGCCCGCCACTTCCGCTACCTGCTGACGCGGTTCACCGAGCCCGCGGAGATCTTCGGGCCGCTGGACTTCCAGCGCTTCCGCGCGGGCGAGTACCACGTGCGCACCAGCGGGATGCTGCCCGAGGCGAACGTGGTGTTCCTCGACGAGGTGTTCCACGGCAGCAGCGCGATCCTCAACACGCTGCTCACCGTGCTCAACGAACGGCGGTTCGACAACGGCTCGCAGACCACGGTGACCCCGCTGGTCAGCCTGTTCGGCGCGGCCGCCGAACTGCCGGACGATCCGGCGCTCGCCGCGTTCGCCGACCGGTTCCTGCTGCGGCTGCGGGTGGCGCCGGTCGCGCGGCTGCGGCTGCCGGAGCTGCTGGACCGCGGCTGGACCCAGGAGCAGGAGGCGCTCGCCGGCCGGCACCGGGCGGAGCAGGCGGTGCTCCGGATCGCCGAGCTCGAGCAGCTCACCCCGCAGCTGCGGCACGTCGAGCTCGGCCGGGTCCGCGGGCCGTACGGCGAGATCATCGCCGAGCTCGCCGCCCAGGGCGTCGTGCTGTCGGACCGGCGGATCGTGCGCGGGCAGAAGCTGATCGCGGGCGCCGCGCTGCTGCGGCTGGCCGAGGTCGCCGACGTCCCGGATCTCTGGCCGCTGCGGTACCTGTGGGCAGGCAGCGAGGACGCGCGCGTCCTCGAAGAGGTCCTCGACGAGCGGCTCGGCAGCGAAGTCGTCGCCGAGCCGAAGGTGCGTTCGGCGCTGAGCCTGGTGGAGCTGGCCCGCCAGCGCGTCGGGCGGCTCGAGGCGGCGGCGGGCGACAACTCGATCTTGAGCACGCTGTATTCGCTCAACACGGATGTTCTCCAGGTGCTGCAACGGCATCACCCGGGGGAACACGACACCATCGACGAGGTGCGCCGGCTCATCGCCGGCGTCACCCAGCGGCTGAACGGACGGGGCTGA
- a CDS encoding radical SAM-modified peptide, FtsH ternary system-associated, translating to MTDHAFVPDLPDLIDAGEYERYPKGELVRVRISRTENGVEILGDGLRPEVVEKLLAALGPEVIQQMLCG from the coding sequence ATGACCGACCACGCCTTCGTGCCGGACCTGCCCGACCTGATCGACGCCGGCGAATACGAGCGGTACCCGAAGGGCGAGCTGGTGCGCGTCCGGATCTCGCGCACGGAGAACGGCGTGGAGATCCTCGGCGACGGCCTGCGCCCCGAAGTCGTCGAGAAGCTGCTGGCGGCGCTCGGGCCCGAGGTCATCCAGCAGATGCTCTGCGGCTGA
- a CDS encoding radical SAM protein: MDWRPALLFEPSGSRLKCTLCPIGCALADGQTGACKVRRRTGHGGETATFATSVRHRDVIERKPFYHFRPGSETLTVAAPGCSFRCDYCINFRLSQFGRDEQAEWQAEPVDAGELAREAAAAGAAVAFSYTEPSLALELTLAVAEAGAPLGVDVVWKSNGYLTEEAVRLVGPALAAVNIDVKGSDDARHRELTGAPVRPVFAALGLFRELGVWAEVSTPLIPGVSSAPADLAAIAREIAAVDPDVPWHLLRYTPTYRRSGDRPTAPEALAEAVKIGRDAGLKHVYVERALGEAGRTTSCPSCGTAVVERAVWGAVRSHLSGGACPACGTTVAGRWKSAGHPETVRGR, translated from the coding sequence GTGGACTGGCGACCTGCGCTGTTGTTCGAACCGTCGGGGTCACGGCTGAAATGCACGCTGTGCCCGATCGGCTGCGCGCTCGCCGATGGTCAGACCGGGGCCTGCAAGGTCCGGCGCCGCACCGGGCACGGCGGGGAGACAGCTACGTTCGCGACGTCGGTCCGCCACCGTGACGTGATCGAGCGGAAACCCTTTTACCATTTCCGGCCGGGCAGTGAAACCCTCACCGTCGCGGCACCCGGGTGCAGTTTCCGGTGCGACTACTGCATCAACTTCCGCCTTTCCCAATTCGGGCGTGACGAGCAGGCCGAGTGGCAGGCCGAACCGGTCGACGCGGGTGAGCTGGCCCGCGAAGCCGCGGCCGCCGGTGCCGCCGTCGCCTTTTCCTACACCGAACCGTCGCTGGCGCTGGAACTCACGCTCGCCGTCGCCGAAGCGGGTGCGCCGCTCGGGGTCGACGTCGTGTGGAAGAGCAACGGCTACCTCACCGAAGAGGCGGTCCGGCTCGTCGGGCCGGCGCTGGCCGCGGTGAACATCGACGTCAAGGGCAGCGACGACGCGCGGCACCGGGAGCTGACCGGGGCCCCGGTGCGGCCGGTGTTCGCCGCGCTCGGGCTGTTCCGCGAGCTCGGCGTGTGGGCGGAGGTCAGCACGCCGCTGATCCCCGGGGTCAGCTCGGCTCCCGCCGACCTCGCCGCGATCGCCCGGGAGATCGCCGCCGTCGATCCGGACGTCCCGTGGCACCTGCTGCGGTACACGCCGACCTACCGTCGCAGCGGCGACCGGCCGACCGCGCCGGAAGCGCTGGCCGAAGCGGTGAAGATCGGCCGGGATGCGGGCCTGAAGCACGTCTACGTCGAGCGCGCGCTCGGCGAAGCCGGGCGGACCACCAGCTGCCCGTCGTGCGGCACCGCGGTCGTCGAACGGGCGGTGTGGGGCGCGGTGCGCTCCCACCTGTCCGGCGGCGCCTGCCCCGCCTGTGGCACCACGGTGGCGGGCCGCTGGAAATCCGCCGGACATCCCGAAACCGTGAGGGGACGATGA
- a CDS encoding dihydrofolate reductase family protein, with product MAKLLYHITMSLDGFVAAPGDDMTWLRDLHAGPNPVVERVIGGIGAVLMGHHTYAPATTAEGEVYGGRWRGPIFVVTRDAPPSPGFTLVDDLGKAVAAASEAAGDGYVAVLGATTARRCLEAGLLDEVLVHVAPVLLGDGVRLFDHPGGTQVRLTPVELSHAGPITNAWYRVA from the coding sequence ATGGCCAAGCTGCTGTACCACATCACGATGTCCCTCGACGGTTTCGTCGCGGCACCCGGCGACGACATGACCTGGCTTCGCGACCTGCACGCCGGGCCGAACCCGGTCGTCGAGCGGGTGATCGGCGGGATCGGCGCGGTGCTGATGGGCCACCACACCTACGCGCCCGCGACGACGGCGGAGGGCGAGGTCTACGGCGGCCGTTGGCGAGGCCCGATCTTCGTGGTGACCCGCGACGCGCCGCCGTCACCTGGTTTCACCCTCGTCGACGACCTGGGCAAGGCCGTGGCGGCGGCTTCCGAGGCGGCGGGAGACGGCTACGTCGCGGTGCTGGGGGCCACGACGGCCCGGCGGTGCCTGGAAGCCGGGCTGCTCGACGAAGTGCTGGTGCACGTGGCCCCGGTCCTGCTCGGCGACGGCGTCCGGCTCTTCGACCACCCCGGCGGGACGCAGGTGCGGCTGACGCCCGTGGAGCTGAGCCACGCCGGCCCGATCACCAACGCCTGGTACCGGGTCGCCTGA
- a CDS encoding bile acid:sodium symporter family protein: MSRLRPDPFVLAILATVGVATLLPASGVVAGGFGVATTVAVGVLFFLYGARLSTQEALDGLRHWRLHALVLAATFVLFPLLGLAAMLLPSSVLPPDLAAGVLFLAVLPSTVQSSIAFTSIARGNVAAAICSASLSNLAGIVLTPLLVALLLAGDGAGVDGSAVLGIVLQLLAPFVAGQLARRWIGGWITRHSAPLKLVDRGSILLVVYTAFSAGMTEGIWHRLDLGHLLVLVVVCGVLLAAVLGATGQAARVLGFARADRITIVFCGSKKSLASGLPMATVLFGHAQVGLIVLPLMLFHQIQLIVCATLARRYAAASEARELMPA, from the coding sequence ATGTCCCGGTTGCGTCCAGACCCGTTCGTCCTCGCCATCCTCGCGACCGTCGGCGTCGCCACCCTGCTGCCCGCTTCGGGTGTGGTGGCCGGCGGCTTCGGCGTCGCCACCACGGTCGCCGTGGGGGTGCTGTTCTTCCTCTACGGCGCCCGGTTGTCCACGCAGGAGGCCCTGGACGGGCTGCGGCACTGGCGGCTGCACGCGCTCGTGCTGGCCGCGACGTTCGTCCTGTTCCCCCTGCTCGGCCTGGCCGCGATGCTGCTGCCTTCGTCGGTGCTGCCCCCGGACCTCGCCGCCGGCGTGCTGTTCCTCGCCGTGCTGCCCTCGACGGTGCAGTCGTCGATCGCGTTCACCTCGATCGCGCGCGGCAACGTCGCGGCGGCGATCTGCAGCGCGTCGCTGTCCAACCTGGCCGGGATCGTGCTCACCCCGCTGCTGGTGGCGCTGCTGCTCGCCGGCGACGGCGCCGGTGTCGACGGCTCGGCCGTGCTCGGGATCGTGCTGCAGCTGCTCGCGCCGTTCGTGGCGGGCCAGCTGGCCCGGCGCTGGATCGGCGGCTGGATCACGCGCCACTCCGCGCCGTTGAAGCTGGTCGACCGCGGCTCGATCCTCCTGGTGGTCTACACGGCGTTCAGCGCGGGCATGACCGAAGGCATCTGGCACCGGCTCGACCTCGGCCACCTGCTGGTGCTCGTCGTGGTGTGCGGCGTCCTGCTCGCGGCGGTGCTGGGCGCGACCGGGCAGGCTGCCCGCGTGCTGGGCTTCGCCCGCGCCGACCGGATCACCATCGTGTTCTGCGGGTCGAAGAAGAGCCTGGCCAGCGGCCTGCCGATGGCGACGGTGCTGTTCGGGCACGCCCAGGTGGGGCTGATCGTGCTGCCGCTGATGCTGTTCCACCAGATCCAGCTGATCGTCTGCGCGACACTGGCGCGCCGCTACGCCGCCGCGTCGGAGGCCAGGGAACTCATGCCGGCCTGA
- a CDS encoding LysR family transcriptional regulator yields MLDSRLCRSFLAVAETRSFTAAARRLGVGQPTVSQHVRRLERDAGGLLFARDTHTVELTARGQAMLGFAQTIIDTEERAERHFRGAELRGRVRFGVSEDFALGELPEILHRLRRSHPLVDVELTVELSDVLAQRLRAGQLDLVLGKRRPGAHHGRLLWREPLVWIGSAATVLEPGRPVPLVQYPMPSITRQLAVECLERAGLEWRAACQTSSLTGLRAAAAAGLGVTLHARSLVPPDLVELDGLPEPGDIEFMLLARESMEGPAAALADFVLERVAR; encoded by the coding sequence GTGCTGGACTCCCGCCTGTGCCGTTCGTTCCTCGCCGTCGCCGAGACGCGCAGCTTCACCGCGGCCGCGCGGCGGCTGGGGGTCGGCCAGCCGACGGTCAGCCAGCACGTCCGGCGGCTGGAACGCGACGCGGGCGGGCTGCTCTTCGCCCGCGACACCCACACCGTGGAGCTCACCGCGCGCGGCCAGGCGATGCTGGGCTTCGCGCAGACGATCATCGACACCGAAGAGCGCGCGGAGCGGCACTTTCGCGGCGCCGAGCTCCGCGGCCGCGTGCGCTTCGGCGTGTCCGAGGACTTCGCGCTCGGCGAGCTGCCGGAGATCCTGCACCGGCTGCGCCGCAGTCACCCGCTGGTGGACGTCGAGCTGACCGTCGAGCTGTCGGACGTCCTGGCCCAGCGCCTGCGGGCCGGGCAGCTCGACCTGGTGCTGGGGAAACGCCGTCCGGGCGCGCACCACGGCCGGCTGCTCTGGCGGGAACCCCTGGTCTGGATCGGGTCGGCGGCGACGGTGCTGGAGCCGGGCCGGCCGGTGCCGCTGGTGCAGTACCCGATGCCGTCGATCACGCGGCAGCTGGCGGTGGAGTGCCTCGAACGCGCCGGCCTCGAGTGGCGCGCGGCGTGCCAGACGTCGAGCCTCACCGGCCTGCGGGCCGCGGCGGCGGCCGGGCTGGGTGTCACCCTGCACGCGCGCAGCCTGGTGCCGCCCGACCTGGTCGAGCTCGACGGCCTGCCCGAGCCCGGTGACATCGAGTTCATGCTGCTGGCGCGGGAGTCGATGGAAGGACCGGCGGCGGCGCTGGCGGACTTCGTCCTCGAGCGCGTGGCGCGCTAG
- the shbA gene encoding RNA polymerase sigma factor ShbA — protein sequence MRGGLDVEGALLRVRSRALVREIAAAQPVEAFPSHWRRHDEPVAAAIAGDDAATARLLATIRPLVVRYCRARVGRHERSFASADDVAQEVCLAVLTALPSYHDQGRPFLAFVYGIAQHKVADAHRAAARNRTDPVPEVPDGVSETAGPEQHALRFELNERLARLLDVLPAKQREIVVLRVVVGLSAEETATAVGSTPGAVRVAQHRALGRLRRLLTGEED from the coding sequence ATGCGCGGTGGCCTCGACGTGGAGGGCGCCCTGCTGCGGGTGCGCAGCCGGGCCCTGGTCCGGGAGATCGCCGCGGCGCAGCCCGTCGAAGCGTTCCCGTCGCACTGGCGGCGGCACGACGAGCCGGTCGCCGCCGCGATCGCCGGTGACGACGCCGCGACAGCCCGCCTGCTCGCCACCATCCGGCCGCTGGTGGTGCGCTACTGCCGGGCCCGCGTCGGACGGCACGAACGGTCGTTCGCCTCGGCCGACGACGTCGCCCAGGAGGTGTGCCTCGCCGTGCTCACCGCGCTGCCGTCCTACCACGACCAGGGCCGCCCGTTCCTCGCCTTCGTCTACGGCATCGCCCAGCACAAGGTCGCCGACGCGCACCGCGCGGCGGCCCGCAACCGCACCGACCCGGTGCCCGAGGTGCCCGACGGCGTCAGCGAAACCGCCGGCCCGGAGCAGCACGCGCTGCGGTTCGAGCTGAACGAGCGGCTGGCCCGGCTGCTCGACGTGCTGCCGGCCAAACAGCGGGAGATCGTCGTGCTGCGCGTGGTCGTGGGGCTCTCGGCCGAGGAGACGGCCACGGCGGTGGGTTCGACGCCCGGCGCCGTCCGCGTCGCCCAGCACCGCGCGCTCGGCCGCCTGCGCCGCCTGCTCACCGGCGAAGAGGACTGA
- a CDS encoding RNA polymerase sigma factor — protein sequence MWGHDEFDAFFRAEFPPLVAFLCKAGFEVETARDVAAEAMLHALEAWPVAGDPRAWVRRVVGQLLDAAGDARADWSLGGDPRDDEELAALVEKHAGLIDLLASLPGRQRMVLAWSLDGFTPAQIAEALRITPSTVRSTLRHVRERLRRQQGARPGGHRDRER from the coding sequence GTGTGGGGTCATGACGAGTTCGACGCGTTCTTCCGCGCCGAGTTCCCGCCACTCGTGGCGTTCCTCTGCAAGGCCGGGTTCGAGGTCGAGACCGCGCGCGACGTCGCCGCCGAGGCGATGCTGCACGCGCTGGAAGCGTGGCCGGTCGCCGGGGACCCGCGGGCCTGGGTCCGCCGGGTCGTCGGACAGCTGCTCGACGCCGCGGGCGACGCGCGCGCGGACTGGTCCCTGGGGGGCGACCCGCGGGACGACGAGGAGCTCGCCGCGCTGGTCGAGAAGCACGCGGGGCTCATCGACCTGCTCGCTTCCCTCCCCGGCCGGCAACGGATGGTCCTCGCGTGGTCGCTCGACGGGTTCACCCCCGCCCAGATCGCGGAGGCGCTCCGGATCACCCCGTCGACCGTCCGCTCCACCCTCCGCCACGTGCGCGAACGCCTCCGACGACAGCAGGGCGCCCGGCCCGGCGGCCACCGGGACAGGGAAAGGTGA
- a CDS encoding WhiB family transcriptional regulator, translated as MEATMTGWAELAACKDEDPELFFPISEVGPGGRQTAQAKAVCARCPVRAECLGYALDNGLDHGVFGGATADERRRLVRTAPQRHRAA; from the coding sequence ATGGAAGCCACGATGACGGGCTGGGCGGAACTCGCGGCCTGCAAGGACGAGGACCCGGAACTGTTCTTCCCGATCTCCGAGGTCGGTCCCGGCGGCCGCCAGACGGCGCAGGCGAAGGCCGTGTGCGCGCGCTGCCCGGTGCGTGCCGAATGCCTCGGCTACGCGCTCGACAACGGCCTCGACCACGGCGTCTTCGGCGGCGCCACCGCGGATGAACGCCGCCGGCTGGTGCGGACCGCTCCGCAGCGGCACCGAGCTGCCTGA
- a CDS encoding RNA polymerase subunit sigma-70 gives MGHVSDFETLVERHRREIQVHCYRMLGSLADAEDLAQETFLRAWKGRDGFEGRASARTWLYRIATNACLDVLARRPRRVLPDQLGPAGEPDGPITAVDLPWLEPYPDRLLDAAAPDDTGATVIERETIELAYLAALQYLPPRQRATLVLRDVLGWSAKETAASLETSVASANSALQRARATLRERLPARRAEWTAGDPTTGETALLKRFIAAYTDGDPAAVARLLHEDAQAVMPPYPLWFGNRASIVRALSLSMDPASPHCIGRFRMRPTRANRQPAVAGYLRRPGEHDYRWFGVTLLTIEAGLVTAMAAFESASAAAWGMPETWPDDHGGE, from the coding sequence GTGGGTCACGTCAGCGACTTCGAGACGCTCGTCGAACGGCACCGCCGGGAGATCCAGGTGCACTGCTACCGGATGCTCGGTTCCCTGGCCGACGCCGAAGACCTCGCGCAGGAGACGTTCCTGCGAGCGTGGAAGGGCCGGGACGGCTTCGAAGGCCGGGCGAGCGCGCGTACCTGGCTGTACCGGATCGCGACGAACGCGTGCCTCGACGTCCTCGCCCGCCGTCCGCGGCGGGTGCTGCCCGACCAGCTCGGCCCGGCCGGCGAACCGGACGGCCCGATCACCGCCGTCGACCTGCCGTGGCTCGAGCCGTACCCGGACCGGCTGCTCGACGCGGCGGCGCCGGACGACACGGGGGCCACCGTGATCGAGCGGGAGACCATCGAGCTGGCGTACCTCGCCGCCCTCCAGTACCTGCCGCCGCGGCAGCGGGCGACGCTCGTCCTGCGTGACGTGCTCGGCTGGTCGGCGAAGGAGACCGCGGCGTCGCTGGAGACGAGCGTCGCGTCGGCGAACAGCGCGCTCCAGCGGGCTCGCGCGACGTTGCGTGAGCGACTGCCCGCGCGCCGTGCCGAGTGGACGGCCGGCGACCCGACCACCGGGGAAACCGCGCTGCTGAAGCGGTTCATCGCGGCGTACACCGACGGCGACCCCGCCGCGGTCGCCCGGCTGCTGCACGAGGACGCCCAGGCCGTCATGCCGCCGTACCCGTTGTGGTTCGGCAACCGCGCCTCGATCGTCCGGGCGCTCTCGCTGTCGATGGATCCGGCTTCGCCGCACTGCATCGGGCGGTTCCGGATGCGGCCGACCCGCGCCAACCGGCAGCCCGCCGTCGCCGGCTATCTGCGGCGCCCAGGTGAGCACGATTACCGGTGGTTCGGGGTCACCCTGCTGACGATCGAGGCCGGGCTGGTGACGGCGATGGCCGCCTTCGAGTCGGCCTCGGCCGCCGCCTGGGGAATGCCCGAGACGTGGCCGGACGACCACGGAGGGGAATGA